A genomic window from Salvelinus sp. IW2-2015 linkage group LG13, ASM291031v2, whole genome shotgun sequence includes:
- the LOC111972267 gene encoding flavin-containing monooxygenase 5-like, with amino-acid sequence MVRTVAVIGAGPSGLTSIKSCLDEGLEPTCFESSEDIGGLWRFKERPDPGRANIYESVIINSSKEMMSYSDFPPPAHLPNNMHHSQLLSYLRLYAQTFDLFKHIYFQTTVVSVRQRPDFPVSGQWEVETERREGQKETQVFDAVMVCTGHFTQPHLPLNDFPGIEEFEGRYFHSWEYRSAEGLQGKRVVVVGIGNSGGDIAVDASRVAEQVYLSTRKGAWVVSRVGAGGLPGDLVGTSRLNRLVQKLFPSWITTMMEKKLNRTFDHRLYGLQPKHRFFAQIPVVNDDLPGRXISGRVLVKPNIREINGSSVVFEDGSVVEKVDVVVFATGYNYDFPFLPSGLLANGGHRLCLYRHVFPPGLARPSLAVVGFICNLGAINPLAEMQARWATQVFKGLLTLPSEEAMLQDVKRDTSTLQNRFACLERHPLQVDHIPYMDSMAEELGVRPNLLGLLLREPGVGLCVLLGPCTPYQYRLRGPGQWDGARQAILTQWERVAQPFRTRMPPQPESRTRASSSLILILTLSGTVLLLTTFYTRQSVSSLPTGLLYKMYSLPEIIWGWK; translated from the exons CCCTCAGGTCTGACCAGCATCAAGAGCTGTCTGGATGAGGGTCTGGAGCCCACCTGCTTCGAGAGCAGTGAAGACATCGGGGGACTGTGGAGGTTCAAG GAGCGTCCAGACCCAGGAAGGGCCAACATCTACGAGTCTGTCATCATCAACAGCTCCAAGGAGATGATGTCATACAGCGATTTCCCTCCTCCTGCTCACCTGCCCAACAACATGCACCACTCCCAGCTGCTGAGCTACCTACGACTTTATGCTCAGACCTTTGACCTCTTCAAGCACATCTACTTCCAG ACCACTGTGGTGAGTGTGCGTCAGAGGCCAGACTTCCCAGTGTCAGGCCAgtgggaggtggagacagagaggagagaaggtcagAAGGAGACTCAGGTCTTTGATGCTGTGATGGTCTGCACCGGTCACTTTACACAACCACACTTGCCTCTCAATGACTTCCCAG GTATAGAGGAGTTTGAGGGCAGGTACTTTCATAGTTGGGAATACCGCAGTGCTGAGGGGTTGCAGGGGAAGAGGGTGGTGGTAGTTGGGATTGGGAATTCTGGAGGTGACATCGCTGTGGATGCAAGCAGAGTAGCAGAGCAG GTGTACCTCAGCACACGGAAAGGGGCGTGGGTGGTCAGCAGGGTGGGGGCGGGGGGACTGCCAGGTGACCTGGTGGGCACTTCaagattgaacaggctagtgcAGAAGCTCTTCCCCTCCTGGATTACCACGATGATGGAGAAGAAACTGAACAGAACCTTCGACCACAGACTGTACGGCCTACAGCCAAAACACAG GTTCTTTGCCCAGATCCCGGTGGTGAATGATGATCTACCTGGCCGAATRATCTCTGGTCGTGTTCTGGTCAAACCTAACATCAGGGAGATCAATGGCTCCAGTGTGGTGTTTGAGGACGGGAGCGTCGTGGAAaag gTGGATGTTGTGGTGTTTGCCACCGGTTACAACTATGACTTTCCTTTCCTGCCTTCGGGTCTGCTGGCTAATGGTGGTCACCGCCTGTGTCTGTACCGTCATGTGTTCCCCCCGGGGCTGGCTCGGCCCAGTCTGGCTGTAGTGGGCTTCATCTGTAACCTGGGAGCCATCAACCCTCTAGCTGAGATGCAGGCCCGCTGGGCCACCCAGGTCTTTAAAG GGTTACTAACACTGCCCTCAGAAGAAGCCATGCTTCAGGACGTAAAGAGAGACACCAGCACCTTGCAAAACAG gTTTGCCTGTTTGGAGCGTCACCCTCTCCAGGTGGACCATATCCCCTACATGGACTCCATGGCAGAGGAGTTGGGGGTTCGTCCTAATCTCCTAGGGCTGCTGTTGAGGGAGCCtggtgtggggctgtgtgtgCTGCTGGGGCCCTGCACCCCGTACCAGTACCGTCTGAGAGGGCCAGGACAGTGGGACGGAGCCCGACAGGCCATCCTCACCCAGTGGGAGCGTGTAGCCCAGCCCTTCAGGACCAGGATGCCCCCACAACCAGAGAGCAGAACCAGAGCCTCCTCTAGTCTGATACTGATACTGACTCTGTCTGGCACTGTTCTCCTACTAACAACCTTCTATACCAGACAGAGTGTCTCATCACTCCCCACAGGCCTCCTCTATAAGATGTACAGTCTACCTGAGATCATATGGGGGTGGAAATGA